The following DNA comes from Nicotiana sylvestris chromosome 10, ASM39365v2, whole genome shotgun sequence.
CACAAGAGGATTTAAAAGTGCTTGGTGAAAATGATTTGTTTGTGTTGGATATGCCATGAGCACCTTGATAATATTTTTGAGTAGTCTATTTGAGTATTGacttttaattaataaaatattgtCCTCTTTTTTTGTGTTTTATAATCTATTGGATCAATGTCAAAAGTTATGAATTTTTGCAGAAACCTTCTATCCAACAAGTATGCTTTTTTgacttataaaaataataaaatattttaggttaaaacttaaaattaaaaaaaataaaaatagttttcCGGACTCATGAGGCCCGTAACCCACATGGAGCTAGGTTGGGCCGACCATTTTAAGGTCCATCAAAATAATGGGCCTAATCAAGTCCATAAATGCCAAAACCTGCATAGACTGAGCTAAGTTGGGCTAGATCAACCCATATTGACAGCTCTACATCTAATTAATGTGAGTATCGAAAAGTTTGAAACACTATAAATGTTTCACTtcgtaatttattttatttttctatcttatttgttcaaatattatGAAAATCCCATGtcttaaatcaatttattaaaattCTCAAGAGAAATAGAAGGCAAACATTTTATATTTGGTTATTACTTATCAAAAGCTTAAACTattaagtaggcgtttggacataaaaattgtattttttgaaaaaatatggaATCtggagttaagttgaaaaataatatttgaaatttgaaattatattTGGACATGTTGTAGTTTTGAAAAAGTGGATTTTcgaaaaattcattttcaaaaataaaattaaaaaacttACAAAATATCATGAACAAACacatttagaaaaaaaaaaaaaagtttttatgAATGGGGCCTAAAAAGAACAAACGTTTATTGACCTAATTATGTCTTCAATAAAATGCTTATGTCGTGATATTTTATTGTCTCTCATGTATGATAACAGATCTTGCAGGTAAAGAGTTGGTGAATGAAGTACTAATCCAAACCTCTTAAAAATTTGTTGATTCTGGTCAAGATTGAAGGGTGAAAGTCACCCATCAAAATTGAAAAAATTTCACCATTCCTTTAGAGAGAAATGTTCGCATAGCCAATCATCATCAATTTGAATCCAGACCCTCTTTATGTTATACTAGTTTCTATATCCTTATAAAGAAAGAAATAATAGCATtagaaagtaaaaaagaaaaaagaatcaaaaaatagaataaacataaaGATCCAATAGTCTGTGCTCTTAACCTCCtccttccttctttttttttctgatcGATGACCAAAGTTTTTTCCAATGTATCGCTAAACTGGATCATGGAGTAGTGTTAATATTCCAAATAGAAGTCATCGATCTGGAAATTACAGAAGGAAGGAGAGTATTAATATTGACAAATGGAAATTCAAAGGTTAAAGGATTTGTTGTTATTGTGGACAAAAGTGCAAAGTACTCGAGTTGCCCTCGTGGGTGGAAATCACACAGCTGCCAGGTTTTGCACTCGCTAAAATAATATTCATATTCTCTCCATTATTGTAGCTCACCCATCTCTCCTTTTTTACTTTAGCTTTAATTTTATTCAACCTTAGCTTCTCCCGAGTGTTTTCTCCAACCTGAAACCTTTTTTCTGCTTTCTAAACAAAAAAATTTCAAGATTTTTCGTGATTCGTGCTCAATTCTCTTTACTTGTCACTTTGTATAAGCATGAGGTACAAAACGATGAATGATATGTTGCCAAGTTTTTACACCAAGCAACATAACAAAATGAGAGGTTTATACATAGATGGTTTGGGCTACCATGGTGAAACAAAATTGGTTATTATAAGATTAGACCATTCGTGGGTTTTGAAGTTTATGGTTCGTGCAACAATTTTAGCATTGGTAATTGTCTCTTTACCCTGGATTAATACGATAATCGGGTACTTATCGCGCTACGAATCTAATGCTTTGTTCAAAGTTCATGGGATGACTTTTGATCCAATGAATTTGGAGTTTTTGCCTATAATATTTCGGGATTTGGCCAATGAAGGCCTACTAAGAATGGGCGATAGATCTCTTCTTGTTACCTGTGGCAATGAGGAAGTTATTTACAATTCTCAAATTGTTAAACATTACAATCCAGATTTGATTTCTTTTTCAAATTCTACACGACAAGATGTTGTTCCTAATAAGACTTTTGACTTTGTATTTTCCTATGGTTTCCCTCAGTCCTCAAATTTTATTGAACGAGCTTTGAAAGTAGGTGGCATTGTAGTTGTACCACTTAGTAACAATCCAATGGCTGAATTTCCACGGCCATCAAATTACAAGATTGTCTATGTACGAAAATTTGATTCAACTATTGTAGCCATGAGGAAAACAAAGAATGCCTCTATCGGCTCTTCTAGCAAACGACGACTTTGTAGTACTCTGACAACAAATGCAAGAGAGGTCTCGGGTCCGAACCCtgagaaagaaaagatttttggtaAGAAATACTTTACTTCCCTTAGTCGGACAAGCCTGCACGAATTCAAATTGATCAGACCAGTTGATTTAGAACATCAGAGGCCTAAAGCGAAGAAAACAAATGCAAAGGAAGCAGCACTAAAGAAACTCGAAGATGTACTACTTGAACCACCAAGAGCAGCATCAGGAAAATCAAGTAGATATCTAAAAAAAACTCGTTATTTACCAGATTTAATGGGTGTTTCCCTTGAAAGTTACCCAAGAAGAGTCTTCATTGATGTTAGTTTACAAGACAAGAATGAAGGGTCAGAGtggttttcaaaatattatcCTACAAAAAACACAAAATTTGAGATATTCAAGATTGAGACTGTGACTGAACAATCATCCGAAAAGGAGATACCATTGATTATTAGCATGTCTGATTGGttaaaaaataatgtaaaagaaAATGAGTATGTGGTAATGAAGGCAGAAGCTGATGTGGTTGAGGAATTGGTGAAAAACAAAGCTATTAAGTTAGTTGATGAACTATTCTTGGAATGTAAACATCAAGGAATAAAAAAAGGTGATAAAAAAAATAGGAGAGCATATTGGGAATGCTTAGCGTTGTATGGATTATTGAGAGATGAGGGTATTGCTGTGCACCAGTGGTGGGGttgataaaaaattataaaaattaaattaaaagataGGTGGGGTGAGCAAAATAGAAAATGAGTTTTTTAACTTTGCTTATTGGTTTTGTGTGTATTCACTTGCTAGTGTTTATTGATCATGTATTACTTTTGAGCAAAATAATATGATAATGGGGTATATATAATATAAACAGATATTGTAGATATACTTTCTTGCGATTCTCTCTCTCTTGTAATTCTTATATATTCTTgctcattcattcctttttttattttatatatttttttttcgtcGTGTATTAGTCATGTTTTAAGTTAGTTTAccagtttgaaattttaaaaagagaagaaaagacaaATAGTACTCTTTGTTTAAAAATGGAAGTTTCATCGTTAGTTCATGTTTTCCTTTTCATTGTTAGTTCGTACAATTCTAggctatctatctatattatattaaaaggagagtaatgcatgtggttaagccaaatgacaagctaaaatgaagttatttggcaattttaagacaacattaattATTAGAAATTATAGATGGAaatataattaatggaagtagtttaatgaatcttatacataatctaaatagatcttagataAATCTAATTTATATAtccgtatttatatgtatatttgtatctatatgtatatctatatttatatctatatattgatccactcatagattttcttctatattagctagaaatatggaagtgaaaaattaattaaacattaaaaatctataatagaaaaaaataaaaataaaaaacagaaatacgtaaattgagataatctatgactatttatattttggagtatgttaaaatataaaataaaattaaaatttatttatgatattaaaaatttattgagtataaaaattaaataaattcaagcagcaaaataagatcttactcaatctatctatatctatttatattatattaaaaggagaataGTGAAGcatatggttaagccaagtgacaaactAAAATGAAACCATTTGGCAATTTAAAGACAACATAAAAAAAttgaattataaatggaaacatattgtcatgacccggattttctGACCCTTGGGAGTCAGGATGGCGCCTACTCgcagaagctaggcaagccagaaAAATTTAGAAATCTTTAACTACTTTATTTTAAGCCTTTTTAACAGTTTACATTAACAGGCGATAAACATTTAAATGATAGCGGAAGATGAAATTAAACGGAAGACTTAGATgaatatccacggactactaagagtactacatacaacagtCTGAAGGAAAATTGACActgtttgtctcggatacatgagataacagaacgtAATAAAAGATAggggagacgccgggcctgcggatgcctgcaaggctacctcggtgtcttggtggactgaaggctggctcccctactgtTGCTGATCAAGTGCCGCTCCGGTATCTACATAgcgtgcagagtgtagtatcagcacaaccgaccccatgtgctggtaagtgcctggcctaaccccggtgaggtagtgacgaggctaggaccagactccagataaacctgtgcagttatataattatggcggaaaataaacaggaataagcagtttaaaatgggagggggtgcatgcttcggggaaacatatcaagaccgacaaaaacttaataaaatataaaaggacaactcaatatctacaacgatacaataacaatactgctgcggcgcgcaacccgatcccttatcatttaacattattgcggcgtgcaacccgatccaatataatatctgctgcggcgtgcaacccgatccaatataatatctgttgcggcgtgtaacccgatccaatataatatctgttgcggcgtgcaacccgttccaactatacagtcaacaataatcataattaaccgtccaggcaagggatcaacaatagactacactatcccggcaagggaactcagcagtacaagtatatacgtcatggaaagggagaatcagctataaccaatcttaactcaactcctactcatctcaaataccaccatttctcaatcataagtagaTTCCACAATAAACAAACTAAGTCTTTGCTCAATATCAAGGATTTACTTACAATTTCAATCATAATAACATTCAaaaatacaacaagtatcaatttaagactcacggtcatgtttgacaccaacgtatagatactcgtcatcatgcctatacgtcgtactcaacaagaagcaaatagcaaatagaactcaactcctaatccctcaagctaaggttagaccggacacttacctcgatgcctcgaacacaactcaagtttcaattatagctttaccccttgattccaccgtcaattcgctcgtatctagccacaagttacttaattacatcaataaacgctaaatgaatcaatttgaatgcatgaaaatgagttttcaaagttttacccaaaaatcaaaatcgcccccgggcccacgtggtcaaaacctgattacccattctcccacgaacttaaatatataatttgttttgaaatcggacctcaaatcgaggtccaactccccaa
Coding sequences within:
- the LOC104224639 gene encoding uncharacterized protein; translation: MRYKTMNDMLPSFYTKQHNKMRGLYIDGLGYHGETKLVIIRLDHSWVLKFMVRATILALVIVSLPWINTIIGYLSRYESNALFKVHGMTFDPMNLEFLPIIFRDLANEGLLRMGDRSLLVTCGNEEVIYNSQIVKHYNPDLISFSNSTRQDVVPNKTFDFVFSYGFPQSSNFIERALKVGGIVVVPLSNNPMAEFPRPSNYKIVYVRKFDSTIVAMRKTKNASIGSSSKRRLCSTLTTNAREVSGPNPEKEKIFGKKYFTSLSRTSLHEFKLIRPVDLEHQRPKAKKTNAKEAALKKLEDVLLEPPRAASGKSSRYLKKTRYLPDLMGVSLESYPRRVFIDVSLQDKNEGSEWFSKYYPTKNTKFEIFKIETVTEQSSEKEIPLIISMSDWLKNNVKENEYVVMKAEADVVEELVKNKAIKLVDELFLECKHQGIKKGDKKNRRAYWECLALYGLLRDEGIAVHQWWG